One genomic region from Methanobrevibacter sp. encodes:
- a CDS encoding cysteine peptidase family C39 domain-containing protein, producing MHKRTKFIIILLFLLFFNLTVISANDTNSSDIIQNTNLTDEYVCETIADDSNISQSNESGEAVKTTPAISIESKTVNSIDSLEIYLKNSSGTPLASKNLKITINNNVKTIQTNSNGVAKLAINLAAKSYKLTVSFEGDDDYNPTSKIFSIKVVKLKTKLVESANFVIKGKYIYFHLVDSNGNSVSGKKVTIKFNGRTYNKKTNSKGKVKLKVKSSGSIKIKFKADKQFKSSSKKVYVHVASSRSINIGNSKLITDGYLRVYLKIAGKAVSKKVTLMIGGKKLSKKANSEGIAIFKPKVNAKSYTVKAKVGKYYSAKSIKCYEGNVKDPLKESIPTKNGKPDIDVMPGNYVMGDGNAKYTLKKSQYREVLKRDSYCLFLNGKLTKYTFFKTKSHPKLNHIIKREKWNVIERAINAKLVKKNKNGYWPGKITVSLKGKSYTYPYVRDSQNTGYTCGPTSCSMCSQVLKNYICEKYLAKLAKTNREGTKCPNMIKALQKNNFEATYFYKSTFSQALDELKKGGCALVFHANRHYVSILDISSNGKKVLVSNSYGSYDNIPTKWVKVSFMKKKFSPQWSESLIVKLNYKLSDSTKNSINSYYASFGTNWHKHNTRQSIG from the coding sequence ATGCACAAGAGAACAAAGTTTATAATTATTCTATTATTTTTATTATTTTTCAATTTGACAGTAATTTCAGCAAATGACACAAATTCATCAGATATTATTCAAAATACCAATTTAACAGATGAGTATGTCTGTGAGACAATTGCTGATGATTCTAATATTTCACAAAGCAATGAAAGTGGAGAAGCAGTAAAGACAACACCTGCAATATCCATTGAATCAAAAACTGTTAACAGTATAGATTCTCTTGAAATTTACCTTAAAAATTCATCAGGCACTCCGTTAGCCTCTAAAAATTTAAAAATTACCATTAATAATAATGTCAAAACTATTCAGACAAATTCCAATGGAGTTGCAAAATTAGCAATAAACCTTGCAGCCAAATCATATAAGTTGACTGTTTCATTTGAGGGAGATGATGATTATAATCCCACTTCAAAAATATTCAGTATTAAAGTTGTCAAACTCAAAACCAAACTTGTAGAATCTGCAAATTTTGTCATCAAGGGGAAATATATTTATTTCCATTTAGTTGACAGCAATGGAAATTCCGTTTCAGGAAAGAAAGTGACAATCAAATTCAATGGCAGGACATATAATAAGAAAACAAATTCAAAAGGCAAGGTAAAACTTAAAGTTAAGTCATCAGGTTCAATAAAGATTAAATTTAAAGCAGATAAACAATTCAAGTCTTCTTCTAAGAAAGTGTATGTCCATGTTGCAAGTTCAAGATCAATCAACATTGGAAATTCCAAACTGATTACAGATGGATATCTGAGGGTTTATCTAAAAATTGCTGGAAAGGCAGTATCTAAAAAAGTCACATTAATGATTGGTGGTAAAAAATTATCTAAAAAAGCAAATTCTGAAGGAATAGCTATTTTTAAACCTAAAGTCAATGCTAAATCATATACTGTTAAGGCAAAAGTAGGCAAGTATTATTCTGCCAAAAGCATCAAATGTTATGAGGGCAATGTTAAAGATCCTTTAAAAGAATCGATTCCAACTAAAAACGGCAAACCTGATATTGATGTCATGCCGGGAAATTATGTTATGGGAGACGGTAACGCAAAATACACTCTTAAGAAATCCCAATATCGTGAAGTCTTAAAAAGAGATAGCTATTGTCTGTTTTTAAATGGTAAACTTACAAAATACACATTCTTTAAAACAAAAAGTCATCCAAAACTGAATCATATAATTAAACGGGAAAAATGGAATGTGATTGAAAGGGCAATAAATGCAAAACTTGTCAAGAAAAATAAGAATGGGTATTGGCCGGGCAAGATTACAGTATCCCTTAAAGGAAAATCATACACTTATCCTTATGTAAGAGATTCACAGAATACCGGTTATACATGTGGGCCAACTTCCTGCAGCATGTGCAGCCAGGTCTTAAAAAATTACATATGTGAAAAATACCTGGCTAAACTTGCTAAAACTAATCGTGAAGGGACAAAATGTCCTAATATGATTAAGGCATTGCAAAAGAATAACTTTGAAGCGACTTATTTTTACAAGTCAACATTTTCTCAAGCATTGGATGAATTGAAAAAAGGAGGTTGTGCTTTGGTATTTCATGCTAATAGGCATTATGTTTCTATATTGGACATTAGCAGCAATGGTAAGAAGGTTTTAGTAAGTAATTCTTATGGCAGCTATGACAATATTCCAACCAAATGGGTTAAAGTGAGTTTCATGAAAAAGAAATTTTCTCCGCAATGGTCTGAAAGTCTGATTGTGAAACTTAATTATAAGTTGTCTGATTCAACCAAAAATAGCATTAATTCATATTATGCTAGTTTTGGAACTAACTGGCATAAGCATAATACTCGTCAAAGCATCGGTTAA
- a CDS encoding NAD-dependent epimerase/dehydratase family protein: MSEYNEYQDKTILVTGGAGCVGSNLTRKFADLGAEKVIILDNMSSAYEWNIADRDAIEFIKGDILDDAVLKRVFKQKPDYVYHLAAHFANQNSVDNPEKDLMVNGIGILKVLQYAQLTGVERFVYSSSGCGVYGLDSKMPFEEHDISISLHTPYQVTKLLGELYTNYFHNLYDMNIVNARFFNVFGPGEVPGKYRNVIPNFMYWSKNGQALPITGDGSETRDWTFVDDICNGLIAMGIEEEAIGEAINLGSGKDHRVIDMANKVNALTGNEAGIHYVARRDWDAKTKLLSSIEKAKDILGYSPKVSFDDGLEKTHDWFVENWENIQKSAEF, encoded by the coding sequence ATGAGTGAATATAATGAATATCAAGATAAAACAATCCTGGTAACTGGTGGAGCAGGTTGTGTAGGAAGTAACCTAACACGTAAATTTGCAGATTTAGGTGCTGAAAAAGTTATTATATTGGATAATATGTCTTCAGCATATGAATGGAATATTGCAGATAGGGATGCAATCGAATTTATTAAAGGCGATATTTTAGATGATGCTGTTTTAAAAAGAGTATTTAAACAAAAGCCTGATTATGTATATCATTTAGCAGCACACTTTGCAAACCAAAACAGTGTTGACAACCCTGAAAAAGATTTGATGGTAAATGGTATAGGTATTTTGAAAGTACTTCAATATGCACAACTCACTGGTGTTGAAAGGTTTGTTTACTCTTCATCTGGATGTGGAGTTTATGGACTTGACTCCAAAATGCCTTTTGAAGAACATGATATTTCAATTTCACTTCACACCCCTTATCAAGTAACAAAACTCTTGGGAGAACTCTACACTAACTATTTCCACAATCTGTATGATATGAATATTGTAAATGCAAGATTTTTTAATGTATTCGGTCCTGGAGAAGTTCCTGGAAAATACAGAAATGTTATTCCTAATTTTATGTATTGGTCTAAAAACGGACAAGCACTGCCAATCACAGGAGATGGTTCAGAAACACGTGATTGGACATTTGTAGATGATATCTGTAATGGATTAATTGCAATGGGAATTGAAGAAGAGGCAATTGGGGAAGCAATCAACTTAGGTTCCGGAAAAGATCACAGAGTAATAGATATGGCAAACAAAGTAAATGCATTAACTGGAAATGAAGCGGGAATCCATTATGTTGCTCGTCGTGATTGGGATGCTAAAACCAAGTTATTGTCTTCAATTGAAAAGGCAAAGGATATCTTAGGGTATTCCCCTAAAGTCTCATTTGATGATGGACTTGAAAAAACTCATGACTGGTTTGTTGAAAATTGGGAAAACATTCAAAAATCAGCTGAATTCTAA
- a CDS encoding HPP family protein — MKAKELMDKDFVYLNANDSVIDASKAMEDVRRFTCPVVNDKKQLIGWITAFDITKGLREGNEKISDIMSSCEEVSTVHENDPARKAVILTANNKFVTVPVVNDDNQVIGMVRACDIVELLSDLYDIKVESLYKAMQNQLKGVSWDELMSASALVSKKTTGKKISAEEYEANIMNSTFGEAIWSTGGLEKFFAGLISVGEMVVARRVGRAKK; from the coding sequence ATGAAAGCAAAAGAATTAATGGATAAAGATTTTGTATACTTGAATGCTAATGATAGTGTTATAGATGCTTCAAAAGCAATGGAAGATGTAAGACGTTTTACTTGTCCTGTAGTTAATGATAAAAAACAATTAATTGGATGGATTACAGCATTTGACATTACAAAAGGTTTAAGAGAAGGAAATGAGAAAATTTCAGATATAATGAGCAGTTGTGAAGAAGTTTCCACAGTTCATGAAAATGATCCTGCAAGAAAAGCTGTTATCTTAACTGCAAACAACAAGTTTGTCACAGTACCTGTTGTAAATGACGATAATCAGGTTATCGGAATGGTACGTGCATGTGATATTGTTGAGTTATTGTCAGATTTATATGATATAAAAGTCGAAAGTTTATACAAGGCGATGCAAAATCAGCTAAAAGGTGTTAGTTGGGATGAATTAATGTCTGCATCTGCTTTAGTATCTAAGAAAACCACAGGTAAAAAGATTTCTGCCGAAGAATATGAGGCAAATATTATGAATTCCACTTTTGGAGAAGCTATCTGGTCAACTGGAGGACTTGAAAAATTCTTTGCAGGTTTAATCTCTGTAGGTGAAATGGTAGTGGCTCGCAGAGTTGGCAGAGCTAAAAAATAA
- a CDS encoding 4Fe-4S binding protein, producing the protein MNVSFIKQMKNLEREVLLKSVELDDDGDDFQFELEDFSADEEIFAVSPRCVRCNTCVGECPVNAIEPANIFRMAKITDKCVKCEICVQTCPVSAIKLINNNISYNHEDEREVIEYNLSNVSCSHRVVRMNSISIDYTVDNNWDDCSKLCPTGAFTLEFREFFESKNMDLGIDLIDDELYPYINEKMCIGCGACREISLNNFAIELDRYIGPIVHSRFIDVNHESCVNCYLCEENCPTGAIELVDGEVVLDNDKCIRCIECTHHCPVGALKRVEIE; encoded by the coding sequence ATGAATGTATCTTTTATAAAACAGATGAAAAACTTGGAACGTGAAGTTTTATTGAAGTCTGTTGAATTAGATGATGACGGTGATGATTTCCAATTTGAACTAGAGGATTTTAGTGCAGATGAAGAAATATTTGCTGTTTCACCAAGATGTGTAAGATGTAACACCTGTGTTGGTGAATGTCCAGTTAATGCAATTGAACCAGCTAATATTTTTAGAATGGCTAAAATAACTGATAAATGTGTAAAATGTGAGATATGTGTTCAAACTTGTCCAGTTTCAGCGATTAAATTAATTAACAATAATATTAGTTATAATCATGAGGATGAACGGGAAGTTATTGAATATAATCTTTCAAATGTCAGTTGTTCTCATAGAGTAGTTCGTATGAACAGTATATCAATTGATTATACGGTTGATAATAATTGGGATGATTGTTCAAAATTATGTCCAACAGGCGCATTTACTCTAGAATTCAGAGAGTTTTTTGAAAGTAAGAATATGGATTTAGGAATTGATTTAATCGATGATGAGTTGTATCCGTATATTAATGAGAAAATGTGTATTGGATGTGGAGCTTGTAGAGAAATTTCACTAAATAACTTTGCTATTGAATTAGACAGGTATATAGGACCTATTGTTCATTCCAGATTTATTGACGTGAATCATGAATCCTGTGTAAATTGTTATTTATGTGAAGAGAATTGTCCAACCGGGGCAATTGAATTAGTTGACGGTGAAGTTGTTCTTGACAATGATAAATGTATAAGATGCATTGAATGTACACATCATTGTCCGGTAGGAGCATTAAAAAGAGTTGAAATTGAATAA
- a CDS encoding carbohydrate kinase family protein — translation MEIYDNDLNAEVIGFGALNVDKLYSVENIVSKDEESFIKNETDTPGGSAANTIVGLSRLGCSTSIIGKIAEDEDGDLIEYHLAINGVYTNNLIYAENGSTGKCLGFVDNDGERCLYIDPGVNDEIRIGEINPLNIMRCKIMHYTSFVGDSFKTQIELLEKLNDECVLSFDPGMLYVKKGFDELKPILERTDILLINESELRLLCDNNKDSLKELAIGFLDLGIETIVVKKGSDGVFAINNTEECEVDAYSCDVVDTTGAGDSFNSGFLYSYLKGYDLEKSCRIGNWVASKSIEGFGMEKFPNLKDLEDFFK, via the coding sequence ATGGAAATTTATGATAATGATTTAAATGCAGAAGTTATCGGATTTGGAGCATTGAATGTAGATAAACTGTACTCCGTTGAAAATATAGTTTCTAAAGATGAAGAAAGCTTTATTAAAAATGAAACTGATACTCCGGGAGGCTCAGCTGCAAATACTATAGTGGGTTTATCCAGATTAGGCTGTTCCACATCAATTATTGGAAAGATAGCTGAAGATGAAGATGGAGATTTAATTGAATATCACTTGGCAATTAATGGAGTTTACACTAATAATTTAATTTATGCAGAAAATGGATCAACAGGAAAATGTTTGGGTTTTGTTGACAATGATGGAGAAAGATGCCTTTACATTGACCCTGGAGTCAATGATGAGATACGTATAGGTGAAATTAATCCATTGAATATTATGAGATGCAAAATAATGCATTATACATCATTTGTAGGCGATTCATTTAAAACTCAAATTGAATTATTGGAAAAACTTAATGATGAATGTGTATTAAGTTTTGATCCTGGAATGTTATATGTCAAGAAAGGATTTGATGAGTTAAAACCGATTCTTGAACGTACAGATATATTGCTCATCAATGAATCAGAATTAAGATTATTATGTGATAATAATAAAGATTCTTTAAAAGAATTGGCTATTGGATTTTTGGATTTAGGAATTGAAACTATTGTAGTTAAAAAAGGGTCCGATGGAGTATTTGCAATAAATAATACTGAGGAATGTGAAGTTGACGCATACTCATGTGATGTTGTAGATACTACAGGTGCCGGAGATAGTTTCAATAGCGGATTTTTATATTCATATCTAAAAGGATATGATTTGGAAAAATCCTGCAGAATCGGAAATTGGGTAGCAAGCAAATCTATTGAAGGATTTGGAATGGAAAAATTCCCAAATTTAAAAGATTTGGAGGATTTCTTTAAATAA
- a CDS encoding formylmethanofuran--tetrahydromethanopterin N-formyltransferase has translation MNYDKVEDTFFEAFEGKYVRALITGPTESIVKRAAFDSTSTPSAVIGRVEGGVEGFLDESQTPDGRFGAIVQYWLGGDDIEKFAFELSYRLRQDVLVKPFTRIFDYSDKDSNEFIEMMDIVGHCGDGYEWIVEEFGRTMINVPIAVPDFQIEEKFKINDGTMGGNFWYLCATPEAVINAGDAIIEAIMSVEGATAPFDICSAASKPETNFPEIGPTTNHVYCPSLKERLGDESKVPDGVNYIPEVVINAIDEKSMNEAIKAGIDAALEFEGVIGISAGNFDGKLGDKNINLLDILK, from the coding sequence ATGAATTATGATAAAGTTGAAGATACATTCTTTGAAGCTTTTGAAGGCAAATACGTAAGGGCATTAATTACAGGTCCAACAGAATCAATCGTTAAAAGAGCAGCATTTGATTCAACTTCAACTCCAAGTGCAGTGATTGGAAGAGTTGAAGGTGGTGTTGAAGGCTTTTTAGATGAATCACAAACTCCTGATGGTAGGTTTGGTGCAATCGTACAATACTGGTTGGGAGGAGATGATATTGAAAAATTTGCATTTGAACTCTCTTACAGATTAAGGCAAGATGTATTGGTAAAACCATTCACACGTATTTTTGATTACTCAGATAAAGACAGTAATGAATTTATTGAGATGATGGACATTGTAGGTCACTGTGGTGATGGGTACGAGTGGATTGTAGAGGAATTTGGAAGAACAATGATTAATGTACCAATTGCAGTTCCTGATTTTCAAATCGAAGAAAAATTTAAGATAAATGATGGAACTATGGGAGGAAACTTCTGGTATTTATGTGCAACTCCGGAAGCAGTTATAAATGCTGGTGATGCCATTATTGAAGCAATTATGAGTGTTGAAGGTGCAACTGCACCGTTTGATATTTGTTCTGCTGCTTCAAAGCCTGAAACAAATTTCCCAGAAATTGGCCCGACAACAAATCATGTTTATTGCCCATCTTTAAAAGAACGCTTAGGTGATGAATCTAAAGTTCCTGATGGCGTTAATTACATTCCTGAAGTTGTAATAAATGCTATTGATGAAAAATCTATGAATGAAGCTATAAAAGCAGGTATTGATGCAGCTTTGGAATTTGAAGGAGTAATTGGAATATCTGCAGGTAATTTCGATGGAAAACTTGGAGATAAAAATATTAATCTATTAGATATTTTAAAGTAA
- a CDS encoding 4Fe-4S binding protein, with product MSVMIDSFTKTPRPLRHVDVDYVVDQTKCAKCSDKPCLDSCPIDAIYLDETDGLIKLKSTCFGCVLCRNACPFDAISLDVNMDPPLKENVPNINTKLCKACGACVQACKNGSIHIKADGKHEPHSEIDKDTCVRCGYCFRVCPTDAIKYGELLPKTVKGGKAIVVNQDKCIGCMTCTRVCPSMGAINVGRTNKLPYINPGYCARCEECMHSCPSTAIRYSSRKKAYKMYSEIKSYDIVSSIMDYDIKRLSLDLISLNKVLEKVGKSIALEFNDQNFEHFIECKVNDMMERELKISLDSSIEVDKFTKLVGSYLMDRNIEVYEKKCIACGECYNVCPVEAIELNGPNPIKINDNCIYCGKCVEACQFDAIGAYDDYFYSKDQDLYYARSYLYKPRIGDFSLSDEKCQACAICAKNCPTEALTLNDDKIDFDSEKCIYCRTCEAICPLDAIRIVNFR from the coding sequence GTGAGTGTTATGATTGATAGTTTTACTAAAACACCAAGACCATTAAGACATGTCGACGTTGATTATGTCGTTGATCAGACAAAATGTGCAAAATGCAGCGACAAGCCATGTCTAGATTCCTGTCCTATTGATGCAATTTATCTGGATGAAACTGATGGTCTTATTAAATTAAAAAGTACTTGCTTTGGTTGCGTATTATGTCGTAATGCTTGTCCATTTGACGCAATATCTCTTGATGTTAATATGGATCCTCCTTTAAAAGAAAATGTTCCAAACATCAATACAAAATTATGTAAGGCATGTGGAGCATGTGTTCAGGCATGTAAAAACGGTTCAATTCACATTAAAGCTGATGGAAAACATGAACCTCACAGTGAAATCGACAAAGATACATGTGTAAGATGCGGATATTGCTTTAGAGTTTGTCCGACTGATGCAATTAAATATGGAGAATTGCTTCCTAAGACTGTTAAGGGAGGTAAGGCAATTGTTGTCAACCAGGATAAATGTATTGGATGTATGACTTGTACAAGAGTCTGTCCGTCAATGGGTGCAATCAACGTTGGAAGAACTAATAAACTGCCTTATATTAATCCTGGATATTGTGCAAGATGTGAGGAATGTATGCATTCCTGTCCTTCAACTGCAATTAGATACTCTTCACGTAAGAAAGCTTATAAAATGTATAGTGAGATAAAATCTTATGATATTGTTTCCAGTATTATGGATTATGATATTAAAAGATTATCTCTTGACTTAATTAGTTTAAATAAAGTATTGGAGAAAGTTGGAAAATCAATAGCTTTGGAGTTTAATGATCAAAACTTTGAACATTTCATTGAATGTAAAGTAAATGATATGATGGAAAGAGAGCTGAAAATTAGTCTTGACTCCAGTATTGAAGTGGATAAGTTCACAAAGCTTGTCGGATCTTATTTAATGGACAGAAACATTGAAGTTTATGAGAAAAAATGTATTGCTTGTGGTGAATGTTATAATGTCTGTCCTGTTGAAGCAATTGAATTAAATGGTCCTAATCCAATAAAAATTAATGATAATTGTATTTATTGTGGAAAATGTGTTGAAGCATGTCAATTTGATGCTATCGGTGCTTATGATGATTACTTCTACAGCAAGGATCAGGATTTGTACTATGCTAGGTCTTATCTGTATAAGCCAAGAATAGGGGACTTTTCCCTTTCTGATGAAAAATGTCAGGCATGTGCTATTTGTGCTAAAAACTGCCCTACTGAAGCTTTAACATTGAATGATGATAAAATCGACTTTGATAGTGAAAAATGTATTTACTGCAGAACTTGCGAAGCAATTTGTCCATTGGATGCAATTAGAATTGTTAACTTTAGGTGA
- a CDS encoding 4Fe-4S binding protein: MSSLMWYIYDFARRAWADAFANAKSEPELAEKPERFRDFPTVNKEYCIGCGACTVSCPSPNAIKLVRDEDSEEGEGMTYPVIKAGACIRCGFCAEVCPTNPKTLECGLNHLILPEFNIIPSKRQYIVDDYLCIKCKKCLKKCPVDAISEIDGKVVVNQLTCISCGECVEVCPVNGAMKAVFVENLQDQKDLILLCVDYLENYINSKEEDLRSLEKDGLLQYDVPLSEIWDKALKIIPDEEVALEIITNAVNRLKVRIIDWDKDKCKKCQLCIPDCPTGCISFDEKEDTIVRDKDRCLRCSICYQTCPFSVIKYFISKFSLDDGENIHVTVKASNLNDDIFME; this comes from the coding sequence ATGTCATCTCTTATGTGGTATATTTATGATTTTGCCCGCAGGGCATGGGCTGATGCATTTGCTAATGCAAAATCAGAACCGGAACTTGCTGAAAAACCTGAACGTTTCAGAGATTTCCCAACAGTTAATAAGGAATATTGTATAGGTTGTGGTGCATGTACCGTTTCCTGTCCTTCACCTAATGCAATCAAATTAGTTCGTGACGAAGACTCTGAAGAAGGAGAGGGCATGACATATCCTGTAATTAAAGCAGGTGCATGTATTCGTTGTGGTTTTTGTGCTGAAGTTTGCCCAACTAATCCAAAAACATTGGAATGCGGTTTAAATCATTTGATTTTACCTGAATTCAATATAATTCCATCAAAAAGGCAATATATTGTTGACGATTATTTATGTATTAAATGTAAAAAATGTTTGAAAAAATGTCCTGTAGATGCAATTAGTGAAATTGATGGCAAAGTTGTTGTTAATCAGCTTACATGTATTTCCTGTGGGGAATGTGTTGAAGTCTGTCCTGTAAATGGTGCTATGAAAGCAGTATTTGTTGAAAACTTGCAAGATCAAAAAGATTTAATTCTGTTATGTGTTGATTACCTTGAAAATTATATCAACAGTAAAGAAGAGGACTTGAGGTCTTTGGAAAAAGATGGACTTTTACAATATGATGTTCCTTTATCTGAGATATGGGATAAGGCATTAAAAATAATTCCTGATGAGGAAGTTGCTCTTGAAATTATTACTAATGCTGTCAATAGGCTTAAAGTCAGAATTATCGATTGGGATAAGGATAAATGTAAGAAATGCCAATTATGTATTCCTGACTGTCCAACTGGTTGTATTTCATTTGATGAAAAAGAAGACACAATTGTTAGAGATAAAGATAGATGTTTAAGATGCAGTATTTGTTATCAGACATGTCCGTTTTCAGTAATCAAATACTTCATTTCAAAATTCTCACTTGATGATGGTGAAAATATTCATGTTACAGTAAAGGCATCTAATCTAAATGATGATATATTTATGGAGTGA
- a CDS encoding nickel-dependent hydrogenase large subunit yields MIVPIGPIHPALKEPVRLKLQTEGERVVKAEIEYGYVHRGIEKIIEGKTWQKGIYLSERVCGICSYEHTQTFAETIEKISDVAVPPRAQFLRVIANELDRIQSHLLGNSTFFKSMDHETLFMHVLELREYAMDSIELLTGNRVNMGWNVVGGVRMDADERHFEPILENLKKIEDRFETVRALFAEGPALALRCKGIGYMSKKEAIKGRAVGPIGRASGVKEDYREGHYTYDDYFDFKVIRRTEGDNYARTMTRFDEIPESISLVRQAIENIPDGEVRTPAEIKSGYAMRKNEAPRGEVTYMIETNGNLIKNISIRTPSIPNMDSCAKYMIRDVPTVADAVATYATSDPCVACAERVAITNEVGKTVIKEFDEVI; encoded by the coding sequence ATGATAGTACCTATTGGTCCAATTCACCCGGCTTTAAAAGAACCTGTCAGATTGAAGTTGCAAACTGAAGGTGAAAGAGTAGTTAAAGCAGAAATTGAATATGGTTATGTTCACAGGGGAATTGAAAAGATTATTGAAGGAAAAACCTGGCAGAAAGGAATATATCTATCTGAAAGAGTATGTGGAATTTGTTCATATGAACACACACAAACATTCGCTGAAACTATTGAAAAAATTTCAGATGTGGCCGTGCCGCCAAGAGCACAATTCTTAAGAGTTATTGCAAATGAACTGGACAGAATCCAAAGTCATTTGCTTGGAAACTCAACATTCTTTAAATCAATGGATCATGAAACTCTATTCATGCATGTTTTGGAATTAAGGGAATATGCAATGGATTCCATTGAACTTTTAACTGGAAATAGGGTTAATATGGGATGGAATGTGGTTGGTGGAGTTAGAATGGATGCTGATGAGCGCCATTTCGAGCCGATTCTTGAAAACCTTAAAAAGATTGAAGATAGATTTGAAACTGTTAGGGCACTATTTGCTGAAGGTCCTGCATTGGCTTTAAGATGTAAAGGAATAGGATACATGTCTAAAAAAGAAGCTATTAAAGGTCGTGCAGTAGGTCCGATTGGTAGAGCATCTGGTGTAAAAGAAGATTATCGTGAAGGTCATTATACTTATGATGATTATTTTGATTTTAAAGTGATTAGGCGAACTGAAGGAGATAATTACGCAAGAACAATGACAAGATTTGATGAAATTCCTGAATCAATCAGTCTTGTTAGGCAAGCAATTGAAAACATACCTGATGGTGAAGTTCGTACTCCTGCTGAAATTAAATCAGGTTATGCAATGCGTAAAAACGAAGCTCCTCGTGGTGAAGTAACCTATATGATTGAAACTAATGGTAATTTAATCAAAAATATTTCAATAAGAACTCCAAGTATTCCAAATATGGATTCATGTGCAAAATACATGATTCGTGATGTGCCAACAGTTGCTGATGCAGTTGCAACTTATGCAACAAGCGACCCATGTGTTGCATGTGCTGAAAGAGTGGCTATTACAAATGAGGTTGGAAAAACCGTTATTAAAGAATTTGATGAGGTGATATAA
- a CDS encoding NADH-quinone oxidoreductase subunit B family protein: MLDAIKDVVRKSSIHVCIVNCGGCNGCDVECVALLSPRYDLEQYGIYVHNNPREADVLLLTGAVTEQWKDNLKRIYDKAPEPKIAVAVGNCPISGDVFAQEGGHVNAPASNFIPVAAEIPGCPPRPSEILEAILAVGPQAIADRGREQK; encoded by the coding sequence ATGTTAGACGCTATTAAGGATGTTGTGAGAAAAAGCTCAATTCATGTCTGTATTGTAAATTGTGGTGGATGTAATGGATGTGACGTAGAATGTGTTGCATTATTATCTCCAAGATATGATTTAGAGCAATATGGAATATATGTTCACAATAATCCTCGTGAAGCTGATGTTCTATTGTTAACCGGTGCTGTAACCGAACAATGGAAAGATAACTTAAAAAGAATATATGATAAAGCTCCTGAACCAAAAATAGCAGTAGCAGTTGGAAACTGCCCAATATCTGGAGATGTATTTGCACAGGAAGGGGGTCATGTAAATGCACCTGCTTCAAATTTCATCCCAGTTGCAGCAGAAATTCCGGGATGTCCACCAAGACCTAGTGAAATACTGGAAGCCATTTTAGCTGTGGGTCCTCAAGCTATTGCTGATCGAGGGAGGGAACAAAAATGA
- a CDS encoding DUF1959 family protein, with the protein MDNDAKLKLMQKRIIKSYAWQRDIIIPFSKDFDCTVEELEEVFFNSLDMSSLEALHATHESAQDICLYQKFNADLRLCWFNGTLELISDEDAKNLKMKLVKEVKNGKSYEDALKEGHLELFELLKKEAKY; encoded by the coding sequence ATGGATAATGATGCAAAATTAAAATTAATGCAAAAAAGAATTATAAAAAGTTATGCTTGGCAAAGAGATATTATAATTCCGTTTTCCAAGGATTTTGATTGTACTGTTGAAGAATTAGAGGAGGTTTTCTTTAATTCTCTAGATATGTCTTCTCTTGAGGCATTGCATGCAACTCATGAATCAGCACAGGATATCTGTCTATATCAAAAATTTAATGCTGATTTAAGATTGTGCTGGTTTAATGGAACTTTGGAATTGATATCTGATGAAGATGCTAAAAATCTTAAAATGAAATTAGTTAAAGAAGTTAAAAATGGAAAATCTTATGAAGATGCATTAAAAGAAGGCCATTTAGAATTATTTGAATTATTAAAAAAAGAAGCTAAATATTAA